The following proteins are encoded in a genomic region of Musa acuminata AAA Group cultivar baxijiao chromosome BXJ2-11, Cavendish_Baxijiao_AAA, whole genome shotgun sequence:
- the LOC103970206 gene encoding silicon efflux transporter LSI2: MAMAAPVKVVLGSIAFGIFWVLAVFPAVPFLPIGRTAGSLLGAMLMVIFRVIPPEEAYDAIDLPILGLLFGTMVVSVFLEKADMFKYLGKLLSWKSRGGKDLLVRICLVSAVSSALFTNDTCCVVLTEFILKLARQNNLPPQPFLLALASSSNIGSAATPIGNPQNLVIAVQSGISFEKFLAGLFPAVLLGGLLNAAILLCYFWKLLSVEKDEEVASAVGEVVAEDDMTLHRFSPATMSHVASLNSQEFGSSLEAFFRSPSLSGEFAHISSLRSRANSIDIDVQNASNVGIESMRASAAFRDAAEGAGITQREEGVSSRRVSRTYSSQRCVSREEASLQAADSKESSMETWKSRMWNACVYLVTIGMLISLLMGLNMSWTAITAALALVVLDFKDACPCLEKVSYSLLLFFCGMFITVDGFNKTGIPSALWEFVEPYARIDSASGITLLALVILVLSNVASNVPTVLLLGGRIAASAALISPAEEMRAWLILAWVSTVAGNLSLLGSAANLIVCEQARRVQYFAYNLSFLGHLRFGVPSTLLVAGIGLFLVRSY, translated from the exons ATGGCCATGGCAGCTCCGGTGAAGGTTGTTCTCGGCTCCATTGCCTTCGGCATTTTCTGGGTTTTAGCCGTCTTCCCTGCGGTTCCCTTCCTCCCGATCGGGAGAACCGCAGGCTCCCTCCTCGGCGCCATGCTCATGGTGATCTTCCGCGTCATACCGCCGGAGGAAGCCTACGACGCGATCGACCTCCCCATCCTCGGCCTCCTCTTCGGGACCATGGTCGTCAGCGTCTTCCTGGAGAAGGCCGACATGTTCAAGTACCTGGGCAAGTTGCTCTCCTGGAAGAGCCGGGGCGGCAAGGACTTGCTCGTCCGCATCTGCCTCGTCTCCGCCGTCTCCAGCGCTCTCTTCACAAACGACACCTGCTGCGTCGTCCTCACGGAGTTCATACTGAAGCTCGCGAGGCAGAACAACCTGCCGCCGCAGCCTTTTCTTCTGGCCCTCGCCTCCAGCTCCAACATCGGATCTGCGGCCACTCCGATCGGCAACCCGCAAAACCTGGTCATCGCCGTGCAAAGCGGGATTTCCTTTGAGAAGTTCTTGGCGGGGCTGTTCCCCGCGGTGCTCCTTGGGGGGCTTCTGAATGCGGCCATCCTCCTCTGCTACTTCTGGAAACTACTGTCGGTCGAGAAGGATGAGGAGGTGGCTTCCGCGGTCGGGGAGGTGGTGGCTGAGGACGACATGACTTTGCACCGGTTCTCGCCGGCTACCATGTCGCACGTTGCTTCTTTGAACTCCCAGGAATTTGGTTCTTCCCTTGAGGCATTCTTCCGGAGCCCATCCTTGTCCGGGGAGTTCGCCCATATCAGTAGCTTAAGGAGCAGGGCCAACAGCATCGACATCGATGTGCAGAACGCATCAAATGTTGGAATCGAGTCAATGAGGGCCTCGGCTGCATTTCGAGACGCAGCAGAGGGTGCTGGAATCACTCAGAGAGAGGAAGGTGTATCATCGAGGAGGGTTTCCAGGACCTACAGCAGCCAAAGATGCGTCTCGAGAGAAGAGGCTTCTCTCCAAGCCGCGGACTCCAAGGAAAGCTCCATGGAGACGTGGAAGAGCAGGATGTGGAACGCCTGCGTCTATCTTGTAACTATCGGGATGCTCATCTCTCTTCTGATGGGGCTAAACATGTCGTGGACTGCAATCACTGCGGCTCTTGCTCTGGTCGTGCTGGATTTCAAGGATGCTTGCCCTTGCCTGGAGAAG GTTTCATACTCCCTCTTATTATTCTTCTGTGGGATGTTCATAACCGTGGATGGCTTCAACAAAACCGGCATACCGAGTGCTTTGTGGGAGTTTGTGGAACCATATGCTCGCATCGACAGTGCTAGTGGGATCACACTTCTCGCTCTGGTGATTCTTGTACTCTCCAATGTTGCTTCCAATGTCCCTACAG TTCTGCTGCTGGGCGGAAGAATTGCCGCATCTGCGGCACTTATATCACCCGCTGAGGAGATGCGGGCATGGCTCATTCTTGCATGGGTCAGCACGGTGGCAGGCAACCTCTCCTTGTTGGGCTCTGCGGCGAACCTTATAGTGTGTGAGCAAGCTCGGCGAGTTCAGTACTTCGCTTACAACCTCTCCTTCCTCGGCCATCTCCGCTTCGGTGTCCCCTCAACCCTTCTCGTCGCGGGGATTGGTTTGTTCTTGGTCAGGAGTTACTAA
- the LOC135626887 gene encoding protein SENSITIVE TO PROTON RHIZOTOXICITY 2-like encodes MISDTSSCLQRSPQDSFHIYQGMDDILYSSAGAAASGTDQITSSHALLYSLSVLREKVQQLESCVSMMTSPNRTQQESIAMGVSCAGIMIQEIILAASSLSCTLPQVGPSTAVAYDEPPPSEMKVESATAWMDHSSNNSLGITRKDDFFSSNNPSANSAIDVDNGSATRDQTRKVKPPLDRAGMRKECSQGLSSNGYTIIELDAADLLAKYTHYCQVCGKGFRRDANLRMHMRAHGDEYKSAAALANPTKSSRSSSSGVALKYSCPHDGCRWNRKHAKFQPLKSVVCAKNHYKRSHCPKMYVCNRCNLKQFSVLSDLRTHEKHCGDLRWRCSCGTNFSRKDKLMGHVALFVGHTPQLSRLRD; translated from the coding sequence ATGATTTCAGACACCTCTTCGTGTTTGCAGAGAAGCCCGCAGGACAGCTTCCACATTTATCAAGGGATGGATGATATCCTCTACTCATCCGCCGGAGCCGCTGCTTCTGGCACGGATCAGATCACATCCTCCCACGCTCTTCTGTATAGCCTCTCGGTCCTTAGAGAAAAGGTGCAGCAATTGGAATCTTGCGTGAGCATGATGACCTCTCCGAATCGAACACAGCAGGAGTCGATAGCCATGGGAGTCTCCTGTGCAGGAATCATGATACAGGAGATCATTCTTGCGGCATCATCACTGAGTTGCACGCTTCCGCAAGTGGGCCCAAGCACTGCCGTTGCATACGATGAGCCGCCACCGAGTGAGATGAAGGTCGAAAGCGCAACAGCATGGATGGATCATTCATCAAATAACAGCCTAGGAATCACTAGGAAGGACGATTTCTTCAGCAGCAATAATCCGAGTGCCAATTCTGCTATTGACGTCGACAATGGTAGCGCTACCAGGGATCAAACTAGAAAGGTGAAACCGCCCCTTGATCGTGCCGGAATGAGGAAGGAATGTTCTCAAGGTCTCTCGTCGAACGGATATACTATAATCGAATTGGATGCGGCTGATCTCTTAGCCAAGTACACGCACTACTGCCAAGTATGCGGCAAAGGGTTTCGGCGTGACGCAAATCTAAGGATGCACATGAGAGCGCACGGGGATGAGTACAAGAGCGCTGCAGCGCTGGCCAACCCGACGAAGAGCAGCAGGAGTAGCAGCTCAGGAGTGGCCCTGAAGTACTCGTGTCCCCACGATGGTTGCAGGTGGAACAGGAAGCACGCCAAGTTCCAGCCCCTCAAGTCGGTGGTGTGCGCGAAGAACCACTACAAGCGGAGCCACTGCCCCAAGATGTACGTGTGCAATCGGTGCAACCTCAAGCAGTTCTCGGTGCTGTCGGATCTCCGGACGCACGAGAAGCACTGCGGGGATCTGCGGTGGCGGTGCTCCTGCGGAACCAACTTCTCCAGGAAGGACAAGCTCATGGGTCATGTGGCTTTGTTCGTCGGGCACACTCCACAACTCAGTCGCTTGCGGGACTAA